The Piliocolobus tephrosceles isolate RC106 chromosome 10, ASM277652v3, whole genome shotgun sequence nucleotide sequence TCCACCCTGGCCCCCATGGAGTGAGAGGAGTAGACTCGGGCCCCGGGATCCCCCAGGAGTCCGGGTTCCTGCTGCTTCAGGCTGTTCGTGCCCAAGGCCACTGCCCCCCGTATCCCTCCCTTAGCTTCTAGCTGCTCGGGTGGCCTGTGGATGGGAGGCACCATGTCTCCAGCACTCTCCCCTGACTTCCCTGGTCCCCGGGTCTTTTCGGTGCCAGGCCTGGCTGGCACCCCATTCTTctctgggcccagggccccctCAGGGCCTGTCTTCAGCTTCCCCAGGGCCGCCAGTCTGTCCCGCAGAGGTGTGCTGCCAGGATCCCCAGGTCGCCGCCCTGACCCCTGGCTGGGCTTCTTGGATGAGTTGCCTGCGGTCCTGCGGCCAGGATGGGGAGACTCCGAGCCTGCCTTGTCCAAACTCTTCTCCTGGGGGCTCCCATAGGGGTACGATTCTGGGAGGCAAGGGCTGGGGGGGACTCCAGGGCTTCTGAGGACCTCAGGGGCCTGTGGTACCTCCAGAGTTAGCTGTGGGTAGGTGGGCACCTGCAGTGGGGATGGAGGTGGCTCCGGGGAAGGCCCCCTAAAGGTGCTCCTAGAAAGGTCCAGGATGTTCTCATAGCAGGGAGACACCGCTGGGCCAGGGGACAGCGTGGTGGACAAGGCTGACTGCGGGGGTCTGAGCTGTGCGGAGTCTGGGGTTGTGTAGCAGGGTGAAGGGCTGGTGGGCAGGCCTTGTGCCCCCTCTGGGGACAGCTCTCCTCCACCCAGACCCCTCCGGGCCAACAGTGGGGAGGGGCTGCCATCTGAGCCACTGTTCCGACAGGGGATTCGCGAGTTCCGGGGGAGCTGGGGACTGAGCTGTGGGCCTCCTGGGCTGGGGCTCTTCTCCGAGGCTGGAGGCAGCTTTAGAAACTTGAGACCCCTAGCTGGAGAGGGCAGAAGTGGTCCCTGGGCTTCCCCAGGAGAAGGGGGACCAATTTGGAGCTTGCTTTTCACCTGAGATGAGGAATGAGGGTGGCCAGGCCGAGAGCCTAGTGGGGCATCCCCAGCACCCATGAACATGCTAAGGAAGGGGAGGGGCCCCTGGCCCTCTGAGGTAGCACCAAAGCCTGGCCTGTGGGCCTCTGGGGTACCCCCACCCCAAGCTGACTTGAggaggcctttggacttggacagCTGTGGGGGCCCCTGGTCTGGGGAGGATGGCTGCCCAGGACCTGGGTGGTCCCCATTGAGCGGGCCTGCAGCCCCGGCCAGGAAGGCCTGTAGGTAAGACTCTGTGTCCTCAAGGAGCTGGCCCAGGTTCAACTGTCTGCGGGCCAGGGCACCGAGCAGGGTGTCAGGGCTGGGTGCCTCATTGGGGTCACCTGCCTCatcagaagaggaggaggagctgctgcCTGGGGCACAGTTTGGGCCAGAGCTAGTGCCCTGGGTCTGAGGAGGTCCCCTGCTAGGACCCCAGGGCTGCCCAGTACCCTCTGCCCCTCCCGGGCCCCCCAAGAGGCGCTCCCAGTGCAGCAGGCCTCCCAGGTTGCCAGGGCCTAGCAGCAGGCAGGGCGCCCAGGGCGAGGGTTCAGGCTGAGGCGGGCCACACAGCTCGCCGTTGATGGGCTCTGGGGAGCCAGGCCCCTGGCCTGGAGGCCGCCAGGGGGCGGCAGGTGAGCAGAGAAGCAAGGGGTCAGTCTCTTCCAGGGCTCTCAGCACCTCCAGAATCTGGGCCTTCTTCCGAAGGAACGGGGATAGGGCATCCAGCGCTGGGGGTGGGGCGGCTGGGGGGCCTGGGCCTCCTGGCCTCAGCTGCTGCTCCCAACATACCTTAGGGGAGAGATGACGGCATGAGGAGGAGACCACACACAGCCGGGATCCAGTTCCAggcccaggccctgggctggCATAACAGGGAATGCCAGGAACAGAGCTGGCCTGGTTGTGTCTGTGTCCCCAAAAGGAATTCACAGCAACTGGGATATGATGGTTCCGCTTCCTCAAGGGTTGCTGAGCCCTGGTTACCCCAGTTCTTCTTCCTGGCACACTTGGGGTTGGGTAGGCATCCTACATTCTTTTCTTGGTTGTCCCAGCTCCTACTCCCCACAGCCGTTTGAATCAGCAGGGCTGACCACCTACAACTCTGACCTCTGTATGTCCCAGGGGAGGCAGGCCTGTCCATTTCTCAGGCCCAGAAAGAACACAGACTCCAGAAGGGAGTGTGATATGGCCAAGTCCTAAGTCAGTCACTATAGGCAAACCGAGCCCTCCTCAGGGAACACAGCTGACCCCGCTGACCTTATCCCCAGCAGAAAGGGGCTGGGGGTGACGCCATGCAAAGCCTTCCCTGCTGTCTCCTAGCCCTTTCTTGGGTGTAGCATAGTGTGGTATAGTGGGCAACCCATAGGCTCTGCAGTCAGCTGGTGTAGGCTCAAGTTCCAGTTCTACCTATCGATAGGGGCTTCAAGTTATTTGAGCGCTAAGCTGCTTCAttgtgtcatctgtaaaatgggataattatTATGTTAACCTCATTAAAGAAGACAAATGAGATCCAGGGTGTtctacacagtgcctggcatgcaatAAGAGTTCAGTAAGTGTTAACCATGCCTCTTAATGCATTACTAATGCATTTGTTCACAAGGCCAGTGGCTAGGGTTAGGGATCTGCTTTTCTTGGCATTGGGCTGATAGCAGGGGGCTCACACTTCCAGCCTGGACAAACGTTTGAACACTGGGAAACAGCCCTTCCCCGGGGATTTGCTAGGAAACATCAGTAGAGTACTGACTGATGAGCCTCTAGCCAGTGGGACCACGGACCACGGACCACAGTACCTAGCCCTCCTACCTCTCtctgcccagcacagtgccccAGAGGCAGCGGGGTGGCCGGTCCCTCAGTGGAGCTGAGGGAGGGGGAGGCTGGTGGCTCTGATGGcggctggagtggagtgagtgGGATctgcagagggagaggcagagttAGCACAGTAGCTGTCTGGCCCCAGCTCCCTACTCCCTCGCAAAGCCAGGCCTTCCCCTCTGAGTCCGCTCCTTCATGGAGGACTCCCAGACTCAGCCCCAAATGCAGCTCTTCCTGCTGCCCTACCCACTGGTAAGAGAAGCCTCAGGAGACCACAGAACAGGCAGATCTGGGGTCTCAGAGTGAGACTGGTCAGAGGGCTTTGGAGAAACATGAATGTCCTGGGCCCATAGGGCCACGGCAGGTCTAACTCAGGGTCCCTTTCTCAGCTCTAGGCCTGCTTTACTTTTCTGTGGGGCTTCCTCTCCTCTCACAAATAGAGTTACCGCAAAGGTCTCTTCCTGTTCTGACCACCTGGGATCTGAGGATTATAGGAACAGCTGAGATAAATGGTCTTTGATGATCTTAGAAAAGAGATGGCAGGGAGTTATAATATTTCTGTCTTCCCTACCTGGTCTCATGTGGAACATCTACTCTGAGGACTGAAAAGGCAGGATTTAATCATGGGCACTTCTCTCTCAGTCCCTGAGAATGCAATTTCCTTCTCCTGGGCATCTTGTGGCTAGATATAAGTCAGCTTtaactcctccctctccctcattCTTCACAGCCtttaaaccctgtctctgcagCACCCCTCAGGCCCCCCTGCCCCACAACCTATGGCCAGCTGCAGCAGCGCCTCCAGCCCAGTTCTTCCTGACTCTGGCCTGCACTGTTCAGCATCTCAATCAGTCTCCTTGACCTGGTTTGGTGGTCTTTTAATCTCCTGTGCACAAGACAACctaaagcatctttttttttttttttctttaaactctaACAATGagatgagttttgttttgttttttgagacagggttttgcttctgtcactcaggctggaatgcagtggcatgactgtagctcactgcagcctagatcccctggctcaagcaatcctcctgcctcagcctcctgcatagctaggactacaggcacgtgtcaccatgcctggctaattaaaaaaaaaaatttttttttttttttttgtacagatggtgtcttgctacattgcctaggctggccttgaactcctaggcccaagtcattctcccgcttcagcctcccaaaatgttgggattataggcatgagctacctacCTTGCTtggcctaattttcttttctaaagcatTTTTGTACTCAAAAGCCTCCTATGCCTGCCCACTGCCCATGGAAACAAGTGTGAACTCCTCTGCAGGCATTCCGGGCCTGGCTGGCCAGCTCTTCCCATGCCACCGTCTCCACCTTGCTCTCTCCCTCACCGTCCCTTCACACGTCCTTTGCTCCAGCCAAGCTGCAGTTTGCTGCCCTCTGCGCTTCTCTGCCCTGGGATCTTTGCTCATACTATTCTTTCCACAGGGAATCCCTCCTCCCCAGTCCCCATTCCACTCTTAAAATCTCCCATCCGGCCAGACATtaacggctcacgcctgtaatcccaacactttggaaggccgagggaggtgggtcacctgaggtcaggagttcgagaccagcctgaccaacatggagaaaccccatatctactaaaaatacaaaattagctggatgtggtggcacatgcttataatcccagctactcaggaggctgaggcaggagaattgcttgaacctgggaggcggaggttgagatgagccgagattgtgccattgcactccagcctgggcaacaagaatgaaactctgtctcaaaaaaaatctccCATCCATCCATTAAGGCCCAGTTTCAATGTCATTTCCATCCTTCTCTGATGGCCTCCCCTCACTGTCCCCTGGGTTCTTTGACAGCACTGTCACACTCTGCCTTGTGGCATGGCGTCTATACCTCCCTGAGCTCCCAACCAGGCTCCTGGGGTCCTGTTGGCCTGCAGAGGCCTCGGCCTTTAGACAGGGCTTCGTGATGCAGTCCAATTGCATATGTGTCGTCAAAGGCACTGCTCACGGTAAGAGCTTCATTGGCATTTGTGCGAAGGAGCTTCCACCCTAGCAAAGCACAAGCTGGGAATCACATTAGAAACAGCTGCCACTGACTATCTACTGTGGGCCAAGCGCAACATATCATCTCATTGAATCTTCACATCAACTGCAATATGGGTATTTTTATCCCCATCCGTAAAGAAAAAGCTCTAGTCTGTAAAGCTTAGTAacctgccccaggtcacacagctaagaaggAACTAAGTTAGGGATCCAACCCATGTTTATCCAAGGCCAAGCTTCGTGCCCTTTCTATTATGTCATGTGACCTCGGGGGAAAATAAATCTATTGGCCCAAACCCCATGAGGTTCCAGAATTCATTTAGGTAAAAAGTAAATGATTTAAGGACACTCAACCCCTCTGTTATCAGCAGTCATTGAGAAGAGTGTGCTGGGGTGGGCTGATTTGGTGTGGTTGGGCCTCCGGGGATTCCAGGGTGAACCCTGCCACAGGGACAGATCTAGGGCAAGGAGAACTGCAGAGTCACTGCTGTGGACTCTGACCCAGCTCTGTGCCAACCTGGCGAGACGGGGGCTCCTGAGTGGCCATGGTGACAAGGGGCCTCCTCTGCAAGGGCCAGGCTTCCAGTGAGTGGAGAGGCTGCCTGCTCAGGGACTGGGGGCCAAGAGCTGCCTACTTTGCATCAGACAGACACAAACACGTCCAAGCCCCtccccaatacacacacacacgtacacagaAAAGTGCTTCTCTTCTTGTCAAAGTGAGGGGAAGGGGCTGGCTAACTTCAGAAACAATCTGCTGCTCACCTCAGGCATCTGGAGCTGCTCCTGATCCTCCCACCCCCATGCCTCACCCCATCCTTGGGGGTTCCTCACACAGTAACCTCAAGCAACACCTTAACTCAGCCCAGGAGTCACTCTCAATAGCCTCCTGCTTCTCCTGGGGAAGGCAGGTGTCAGGGCTCCCAGCAGAGGTTGTGAACAGTCACCagaaccaaaatgtccttcctgacCTCTCCGTGACACCACACCCTAGGCTGCCTTACACCCAGCCCTacccctgcacctggccaagaagagGCTGTGTCAGTGGCCAAAAAGGCCTCTTGGACGCTTGAAATAATTGCATCTGCAGACTCCACCCATGTCCCCACACGAGGCAGGAGCAAGTGCAAAGCTCTGTCAACAAGAAGGGACACCCTCCTGCTGATGGGGAGCACTGGGAGGAGGGAACAGCCAAATCCAGGGAACTTGGGCAGTTTCCATACCCCCAGAATGGAAGGGGGACAGCTGATGGCCTGCTTCCCTAGGTGCATGTGAGAAGAGAGTGATGGGGCCGATGCAGCTGAGGAGGCAGTGCGATGGGAGTGAAAGGAGCACAGGTGCCTACCTGAGGGAGTGAGCCTGTGGTGAGCTGAAGTTTCTGCTGAAACAGGGCACTCAGCATCTGGTTCTGCCGTTCCAGGTCAAACACCCTCTTCTTCAGCTTGATGCACTCTTCTCGCAGGTCCTGCCACCCACCCCAGGAGGtgcagaaagaagaggagaggacgGTGGGAGAGTGTCACAATGCTCTTTATCAGAGCAGCGGCATGCATGGATGCTGTCTGAAAGGCCCCAGGACCCTTCTGGGCACACCCTTCTGCTGCAACCTCCTTCTATGAGGAATCTGAGTCTGCTGATGTTGGTAGCTATAGCATCTTCTAGAGATGGTAAATTCTCTAAAGTTTATCACCCCTGGTGGGAGGTAAATCCTATTCTCTTTGCTACTTTTCTCATCCTTGGAATCGACCCcccgattctttttttttttttttttgagccggtaaaaattacttttttttaggTAAAAAGTAAATGATTTAAGGACACTCAACCCCTCTGTTATCAGCAGTCATTGAGAAGAGTGTGCTGGGGTGGGCTGATTTGGTGTGGTTGGGCCTCCGGGgattgtcaccaggctggagtgcagtgatacaatctcagctcattgcaacctccacatcccgggctcaagtgattctcctgcctccgccttcctagtagctgggactacaggcacacgccaccatgcccagttagttttgtatttttagtagagatgaggtttcactatgttggccaggctggtcttgatctcttgacctcgtgatctgcccacctcagcctcccaaagtgctgggatcacaggtgtgagccactacgcctggccctcTGCCTCTTAGAAACCACACATCAAAAAAGGGCCTATATAAGACAGAGTAAGGCCTTGGAGTCAAGGTGGCCCTGATGTCAAGAAGTTATCCACCATATGTGAGTAAATATTCAGATGCCATTTAGGCTGACAACATCAACACTGCTTTAAGGGCTATCACAACCTGGAAAAGACAGCTGGGGACAGGGTAAGGGAAGGAGTCACGCTCAAATCAGTGACCACTGCTCAGAGACCTGGCCTTACCTAGTCCCACCCCTGCCTCTAGGCAGAACGGTATGGACCTGCCCAAGGTGGAAAGATGGGGAATCACCAGAGGGCAACAGCCCATCTCCTCCAAGCCCTTAGTCTCCAGGAAGGGCCTCGTCTGCTGTGCCCAGGGCTTCTCCCCAGGGTGTCTGGGCTTGCGGGTGATAATGTCTCCTGTGGCTACTCACCTTCTGGTTCAGCAACGCCTGCACCACGTGGTTGGCAACCTAGGGACAGAAAGCCCCGAGGCAGAGCCATCAGCTGACCCCAGCTTCTGCCAGGAGCAGATGAGCCACGTCCCCCCAGTCCCATTGCAGACCCACAGACCTCGTCCAGACAGCGCTCATAAGTCTCCCGCTGGTTTTCGTTGGCCTGGGCAAGTGCTGAGTTCTCTGCCTGCAGgagtgagggaggaagagggCAAAAAGGTGGCTTTGGGGATTATTCTTCCCCCATGGCACATCCTTTTGGGGAGGCAACTACAGGGGTGCTAACTACACCCCACTCTGGCTCTTGGCTCTGAGCAGATTCTCATATGAGGAATCCTGCAGAGGCCAAGGGCAGCAGGAGGGCAGGGCTGACATGGGATGGTTTTCTGTAAACCCTGACCTCAATCAGTGGCACTGGGGGCCCTGGGGAGACACAGTGGCCAGGTAGACCTGAGGTGGGAGGTGCCCACAGTAACCCTCATTTCCCTGGGAGACGGGcagaggaggctgcagggaggatGACAGGGTGTTAAGAATGTGGTGAGGGGTGTGGCCTGAGGATCCGCACCCTTGTCCCTCAACTCCTGAGCCCTGGGCCATCCAGCCTCTTCCTCCTGTGGCCTCTGACCACCCCCTTTCCTAGAGCCTGCAGAGGCATGAGAGGTAAGGAAGGGAAGTGGGGGTTAGGACTCTCATCCCTATGCATGCTTCTTGTCCCCGAGCCGTCACTGGGCTAGGGAGCAAAGAGCAAGGAAAGGGCTTCTCAGAGGAGCTTTGCAAAAGAATCTTCTGTTAGCCTCCCGCCTGGCAAAGCAGGCAGAGAGGAAGGTCCATGGCACCCACAAACCCGCAGGAAGCTCAGAGGGAGGGGCAGCCCCACCTCCCCAGGGCTCTGGCTGGCACTGCTTCCCCCACCCTGTCCCATGCCACACCTCCAGCTCCCGCAGTCGGTGCAGAAGCTCCTGGCAGGTGCCCGGCTCCATGCTGCCATCATCACTCTCTCCTGGTCTTGGGTTTCCAGGACCCCCAGCTGGCTCGTCCATGGCCTCAGACATCCGGCCCTGGGAACAAGGGAGAGAAGCCCCGGCAGGCTACTCCAGGGCACGAGAAGGaagtgaggaggaagaggacaaaGATGAAACCCTTCAGTCTCCTTGGAGGTTAGGTCAGTGTGACCTATATGCATGACACTGCAACAACTCAGGGCCAGGCTGGGAATCTCCCGGTCACGGTCACGGGGCAGACACACAGATACTCTCCTCGTCTTAAGAACAGAGACCATTGTTTTAGAAAGCCCCACGCTAGCACAAGAAACCTGACTTCTCCACTGGGACTGGCCTCAAGCTGGCGAGTCATTCAGCCTCCCTGGGTCTCAGTCCCTCTATTTGTAAAATTACACCAATATCCCCTAATCTCATTCAGTGTTTGCAAACAAAGATTAGGTCTGTGAAAGTGATTTGAagacgttaaaaaaaaaaaaaaaactgcttaagACATAAACTGTTATTACTCATAACACTAACAATAATTTAAACTAATTTAATAAGTAAGACAACTAGGATTTTGTCCTGGGCATTGGTGGTCCCCTGCCTGAAGCAGGAACATGCTTTAGGTAGTGGAGACAATGGATAAAGCCCTGGCTTTGTGGCCAAAAGCCTCTGCCTGGCTCTGCCTAGTATGAACTGGGTGAACATATGAAAATTgagctcattcattcacttggtCAACCAGATGATCCTCAGTTTCCTAGTTCTGAGAAATGGGCAGAAGAATTCTTCCTTCCTTACAGGGTCATTGTGAGAGTCAAACGTGACCACCTAGGGAACAGCACCCTGAGAACATGACTCGGCACGTGTGGAGAACACAGTTGAGCCTGGCGCCTGGCACCCTTAGCTCTAGTTTGGGCTCCAGTGCTCACTTGTTGGGTCATCTCAGGGCAAGGTCCCACTCCCTGAGCCTCAGGCTCCTCCTAGACAGAGTAGGAAGTGCCCTCTGCCCCTCCAGGGCTCTTCTTTCTAGCTCCAGCCTCACTAGGTACCCACTGCCCTGGCAGGAGCGAGGCCCCAGCAGATCAGGCTCTTTGTGCACACTGGTCCTTCTGCTGGGGTCTCTTGACACCACCTGCTCCTTTCCGCTTGGCCATCTCCTCCCTATTCATCCTTCAGGGCTGCCAGGCGACGCTCCTGCAAGATTGTATGCCAGCCTCTCCCACCGGACAGTCAACTCTGCATTTGCCTCCCCATCCAAACTCACATGCCTCCTGGTGGGATCCCTGGCATGTGGAGACAGACTGATGACTAGGTGAAGTTCATGACCACACCCAGCACGACGTTGCACCACgggatcctcccaccccaccaaACCTTTGCCATTGTTGCTAGCTTGAACTGACTAGTCTTCATCTTCCAATTGAGCTCCAATGTCTCTGCTAGAGAAAAatgctgttttctctttcataCAAATATTGTGAAGGTTTCCAGTAGATGGGCAACCCTTCCTATTATAAAAGGGTGGAACCTTGGTCCACCACTGACTACTCCTTGTGCCATTGAATCtcccacaaaagaaaaatggggttgggcgtggtggcttatgcctgtgacctcagcactttggaaggccaaggtgggaggatggcttaaggctaggagttcaagcccagcggggcaacatactgagaccgcatctaccaaaagaaaaaaaaaagaagtgggaggatcccttgagccctagagttcgaggctgcagtgagctatgatggccaCTGCGctcaagtctgggcaacaaagcgagaccctgtttcaaaacaaaaataaaaagggttgGAGCTTTTGGACTATAGGAGAGAGGGGTCCTCAGCAGCTCACCACCCAGCCATCTGAGCGCTTGCTCCCCTATCCTCCACAGTGGAGCCCAGGGGTGCCTCTCCCACCCCCAGCATGCACAGGCCCCAAAGCCCCTCACCTGTCTCTGCCCCCTTACACAGGTGAGCACACTCACTCTAGCATCCAGAACGGTCACCTCGCctgtggagaaaaaaaagatgatgtcAGCCACGCACTTACTGGGCTCCTGCTATGCGCCAGGCACTGGGACATGGGATGAACAGCCAGAGAGAGCCCAGCCGCTATGAAGCTTCCATTCCATTGGGTGGGGCAGACAATGTACAGCGTTGGGTTGTGATAAGGCAGAGAGATGACAATTaagcagagacctgaatgaagtCCAGATGAAATCCTGGAATGGGACAGTATTTGGGACAGCAGAAAGAGCCAGTGCAAAGGTCCCCAGCTCTCAGCC carries:
- the NCKAP5L gene encoding nck-associated protein 5-like; protein product: MSEAMDEPAGGPGNPRPGESDDGSMEPGTCQELLHRLRELEAENSALAQANENQRETYERCLDEVANHVVQALLNQKDLREECIKLKKRVFDLERQNQMLSALFQQKLQLTTGSLPQIPLTPLQPPSEPPASPSLSSTEGPATPLPLGHCAGQREVCWEQQLRPGGPGPPAAPPPALDALSPFLRKKAQILEVLRALEETDPLLLCSPAAPWRPPGQGPGSPEPINGELCGPPQPEPSPWAPCLLLGPGNLGGLLHWERLLGGPGGAEGTGQPWGPSRGPPQTQGTSSGPNCAPGSSSSSSSDEAGDPNEAPSPDTLLGALARRQLNLGQLLEDTESYLQAFLAGAAGPLNGDHPGPGQPSSPDQGPPQLSKSKGLLKSAWGGGTPEAHRPGFGATSEGQGPLPFLSMFMGAGDAPLGSRPGHPHSSSQVKSKLQIGPPSPGEAQGPLLPSPARGLKFLKLPPASEKSPSPGGPQLSPQLPRNSRIPCRNSGSDGSPSPLLARRGLGGGELSPEGAQGLPTSPSPCYTTPDSAQLRPPQSALSTTLSPGPAVSPCYENILDLSRSTFRGPSPEPPPSPLQVPTYPQLTLEVPQAPEVLRSPGVPPSPCLPESYPYGSPQEKSLDKAGSESPHPGRRTAGNSSKKPSQGSGRRPGDPGSTPLRDRLAALGKLKTGPEGALGPEKNGVPARPGTEKTRGPGKSGESAGDMVPPIHRPPEQLEAKGGIRGAVALGTNSLKQQEPGLLGDPGARVYSSHSMGARVDLEPVSPRSCLTKVELAKSRLAGALCPQVPRTPAKMPTSAPSLGKPNKSPHSSPTKLPSKSPTKVVPRPGAPPVTKESPKPDKGKGPPWADCGSTTAQPTPLVPGPTDPSQGPEGLAPHSAIEEKVMKGIEENVLRLQGQERAPGAEVKHRNTSSIASWFGLKKSKLPALNRRTEATKSKEGAGGGSPLRREVKMESRKLEAESLNISKLMAKAEDLRRALEEEKAYLSSRARPRPGGPAPGPSTGLGQVQGQLAGMYQGADTFMQQLLNRVDGKELPPKSWREPKPEYGDFQPVSSDPKSPWPACGPRNGLVGPLQGCGKPPGKPSGEPGSREEMPSEDSLAEPVPTSHFTACGSLTRTLDSGIGTFPPPDHGSSGTPSKNLPKTKPPRLDPPPGVPPARPPPLTKVPRRAHTLEREVPGIEELLVSGRHPSMPAFPALLPAAPGHRGHETCPDDPCEDPGPAPPVQLAKNWTFPNTRAAGSSSDPFMCPPRQLEGLPRTPMALPVDRKRSQESSRPSPMPQGPAFGGSRTPSTSDMAEEGRVASGGPPGLETSESLSDSLYDSLSSCGSQG